From the Kitasatospora viridis genome, one window contains:
- a CDS encoding sensor histidine kinase, with product MRKVADVRVGFARACALVAVTAPVPVVWAAAVAVVVWWAGRPWLWIAVGPWACIGTLALARPLCRVFRALVARWTGTVIPGGYREPEPVVQMATGYWWNGRKYTRTSKEAREDQELRLRWSDPANWRDLRFVLLAPLTVGLLAAVPPAGLAAVALGIALAPPAGAVLGVLGGLAAVAASPYAWRAAEPLAVRLLAAPTGAATVAELTVQRADMTIMQAAELRRIERDLHDGAQARLVALGISLATAEKLLDRNPEQAKVLLREARASAACSLSELRELVRGIHPPVLNERGLVDAVRALAMDSAIEAAVTGDAELRLDPPLESALYFGIAELLTNAAKHARAETARISLTRQGGSVLAVVEDDGRGGAEIRGGGGLAGLRRRLAIFDGTLELDSPTGGPTRATMVVPCESL from the coding sequence ATGCGAAAGGTGGCAGACGTGCGCGTCGGGTTCGCCCGGGCCTGCGCACTGGTGGCGGTCACCGCGCCGGTGCCCGTCGTCTGGGCGGCCGCGGTGGCCGTGGTGGTCTGGTGGGCGGGCCGCCCGTGGCTGTGGATCGCGGTGGGGCCGTGGGCCTGCATCGGCACGCTCGCCCTGGCCCGCCCGCTCTGCCGGGTGTTCCGTGCCCTGGTGGCGCGTTGGACCGGCACCGTCATCCCCGGCGGCTACCGCGAGCCCGAGCCCGTGGTGCAGATGGCCACCGGCTACTGGTGGAACGGCCGTAAGTACACCCGCACCAGCAAGGAGGCCCGGGAGGACCAGGAGCTCCGGCTCCGCTGGAGCGATCCGGCGAACTGGCGGGACCTGCGGTTCGTCCTGCTCGCGCCGCTCACCGTCGGCCTGCTCGCGGCCGTCCCGCCGGCCGGCCTGGCCGCCGTCGCCCTCGGGATAGCCCTCGCCCCGCCGGCGGGCGCCGTCCTCGGCGTGCTCGGTGGCCTCGCCGCGGTCGCCGCCTCGCCGTACGCCTGGCGAGCCGCCGAGCCGTTGGCGGTCCGCCTGCTCGCGGCTCCGACCGGTGCCGCCACCGTCGCCGAACTCACTGTGCAGCGGGCCGACATGACGATCATGCAGGCGGCCGAGCTGCGCCGGATCGAACGCGACCTGCACGATGGCGCGCAGGCCCGGCTGGTCGCCCTCGGCATCTCCTTGGCGACGGCGGAGAAGCTGCTGGACCGGAACCCGGAGCAGGCCAAGGTCCTGCTGCGCGAGGCCCGCGCGAGTGCGGCCTGCTCGCTCAGCGAGCTGCGCGAGCTGGTCCGCGGCATCCACCCGCCGGTGCTGAACGAGCGCGGACTGGTCGACGCGGTGCGGGCGTTGGCGATGGACAGCGCGATCGAGGCCGCCGTCACCGGTGACGCGGAGCTGCGGCTGGACCCACCGCTGGAGTCCGCGCTCTACTTCGGGATCGCCGAGCTGCTCACCAACGCCGCCAAGCACGCCCGTGCCGAGACCGCCCGCATCTCGCTCACCCGCCAGGGCGGTTCGGTCCTCGCGGTGGTCGAGGACGACGGTAGAGGGGGCGCCGAGATCCGGGGCGGTGGCGGACTCGCCGGGCTGCGCCGCCGGCTCGCGATCTTCGATGGGACCCTTGAGCTCGACAGTCCGACCGGCGGCCCGACCCGCGCGACGATGGTGGTGCCATGCGAATCCTTGTAG
- a CDS encoding response regulator transcription factor — MRILVAEDLYLLRDGLVRLLEAYGHEVVGTASTGPETLEALLRLRPDVAVVDVRMPPTQSDEGLRAALAARREAPGLPVLILSQHVEQLYARELLADGAGGIGYFLKESVFDGDQFVDALERVAAGGTAMDPTVIAKLFSTGSSPRRLERLTEREHEVLALMAEGLSNHAIAQRLFLSDSAISKYTTSLFGKLGLTDDDNGNRRVQAVLAYLGKL; from the coding sequence ATGCGAATCCTTGTAGCCGAAGACCTCTACCTGCTGCGGGACGGCCTGGTCCGACTCCTCGAAGCCTACGGACACGAGGTGGTGGGCACCGCGAGCACCGGCCCCGAGACCCTGGAGGCACTGTTGCGGCTGCGCCCGGACGTCGCCGTGGTGGACGTCCGGATGCCGCCGACCCAGTCCGACGAGGGCCTGCGGGCCGCGCTCGCCGCCCGGCGCGAGGCCCCCGGCCTGCCGGTGCTGATCCTCTCCCAGCACGTGGAACAGCTCTACGCCCGTGAGCTGTTGGCCGACGGCGCCGGAGGCATCGGCTACTTCCTCAAGGAGAGCGTCTTCGACGGTGACCAGTTCGTCGACGCGCTGGAGCGGGTCGCGGCCGGCGGTACGGCGATGGATCCGACCGTGATCGCCAAGCTGTTCTCCACCGGTTCCTCGCCGCGCCGCCTGGAGCGTCTGACGGAGCGTGAGCACGAGGTGCTGGCGCTGATGGCGGAGGGCCTCTCCAACCACGCGATCGCCCAGCGGCTGTTCCTCAGTGACAGCGCGATCAGCAAGTACACGACCTCGCTGTTCGGCAAGTTGGGCCTGACGGACGACGACAACGGCAACCGCAGGGTGCAGGCCGTGCTGGCGTACCTGGGAAAGCTGTGA
- a CDS encoding MarR family winged helix-turn-helix transcriptional regulator: MSGPRWLNETEMQAWTGFLETYDLLSRLVDRQLREDGGVTQVQYEILTRINEGPNRRRRMTELADLMVCSRSGLTYQVGQLVKAGLLVRETDSSDERGVLAILTDAGAALLEGAAPGHLQTVRDGFIDVLTEEQVGQLAEIMDATRRHLRGISGLCYGSGSQK, encoded by the coding sequence ATGAGCGGACCCCGCTGGCTGAACGAGACCGAGATGCAGGCCTGGACCGGCTTCTTGGAGACGTATGACCTGCTGTCCCGGCTCGTCGACCGCCAGTTGCGGGAGGACGGCGGAGTCACTCAGGTGCAGTACGAGATCCTCACCCGGATCAACGAGGGTCCGAACCGTCGGCGTCGGATGACCGAGCTGGCCGACCTGATGGTCTGTTCGCGCAGCGGACTCACCTACCAGGTGGGGCAGTTGGTGAAGGCGGGTCTGCTGGTCCGGGAGACCGACAGCAGCGACGAGCGCGGAGTCCTGGCGATCCTCACCGACGCGGGCGCGGCGCTGCTCGAAGGGGCCGCCCCCGGGCACCTGCAGACGGTGCGGGACGGCTTCATCGACGTGCTGACGGAGGAGCAGGTCGGGCAGTTGGCCGAGATCATGGACGCGACCCGCCGGCACCTGCGCGGAATTTCCGGACTCTGTTACGGCAGCGGCTCGCAGAAATAG
- a CDS encoding MFS transporter translates to MPIALLALALGAFGIGTTEFVIMGLLPNVADQFQVSIPTAGYLVSSYAVGVFLGAPLMTVLGTRVPRKRMLMLLMGLFVIGNVLSAAAPVFAVMLAGRVVASLAHGAFFGIGAVVATGLVAPEKQARALATVFTGLTVANVLGVPLGTLLGQHLGWRVTFFVVAGLGVVALLGIARLVPETEHTQGMRLRHQLAVFRNVQVLLAMAMTVLGFGGVFAAITYITPMMTSVTGYSDSALTWLLVLFGLGMVGGNLVGGKFADRSVMRMLYVSLGALALVLALFTVTAHDKVAAAVTIVLIGALGFATVPPLQKRVLDQASGAPTLASAVNIGAFNLGNALAAWLAGLVISAGHGYASASWVGAALAGSALLLAVLSGGLEKQAGTGTSVGRVVAAGPPAAQGTPEPGAEACAGALPNR, encoded by the coding sequence ATGCCCATCGCGCTCCTCGCCCTCGCCTTGGGGGCGTTCGGGATCGGCACCACGGAATTCGTCATCATGGGATTGCTCCCGAACGTCGCCGACCAGTTCCAGGTGTCGATCCCGACAGCCGGATACCTGGTCAGCTCCTATGCGGTAGGCGTCTTCCTGGGCGCCCCCTTGATGACCGTCCTGGGTACCCGGGTGCCGCGGAAGCGGATGCTTATGCTGCTGATGGGCCTGTTCGTCATCGGCAACGTGCTGTCCGCCGCCGCACCGGTCTTCGCGGTGATGCTGGCCGGCCGGGTGGTCGCCTCGCTCGCCCACGGCGCCTTCTTCGGCATCGGCGCGGTGGTGGCCACCGGGCTGGTCGCCCCGGAGAAGCAGGCCAGGGCGCTGGCCACCGTGTTCACCGGGCTGACCGTGGCCAATGTGCTCGGTGTCCCGCTCGGCACCCTGCTCGGCCAGCACCTGGGGTGGCGGGTCACCTTCTTCGTCGTCGCCGGGCTCGGCGTGGTCGCGCTGCTCGGCATCGCCCGGTTGGTGCCGGAGACGGAGCACACGCAGGGCATGCGGCTCCGGCACCAACTCGCCGTCTTCCGCAACGTCCAGGTGCTGCTGGCGATGGCGATGACCGTGCTGGGCTTCGGCGGCGTGTTCGCCGCGATCACCTACATCACCCCGATGATGACCTCGGTGACCGGCTACTCCGACTCCGCGCTGACCTGGCTGCTGGTGCTCTTCGGCCTCGGCATGGTCGGCGGCAACCTGGTCGGCGGCAAGTTCGCCGACAGGTCCGTGATGCGGATGCTGTACGTCTCGCTCGGTGCCCTGGCCCTGGTGCTGGCGCTGTTCACCGTCACCGCGCACGACAAGGTCGCCGCGGCGGTCACCATCGTCCTGATCGGCGCGCTCGGGTTCGCCACCGTCCCGCCGTTGCAGAAGCGAGTGCTGGACCAGGCGTCGGGCGCCCCGACGTTGGCCTCCGCGGTCAACATCGGAGCGTTCAACCTGGGCAACGCGCTGGCCGCGTGGCTCGCGGGCCTGGTCATCTCGGCGGGCCACGGCTACGCCTCGGCCAGCTGGGTCGGCGCCGCGCTGGCCGGCTCGGCCCTGCTGCTCGCGGTGCTCTCGGGCGGGCTGGAGAAGCAGGCGGGCACCGGCACCAGCGTCGGCCGCGTGGTCGCCGCCGGCCCGCCCGCCGCACAGGGCACACCCGAACCCGGCGCCGAAGCCTGTGCTGGCGCCCTGCCGAACCGTTGA
- a CDS encoding aldo/keto reductase, producing the protein MTDFRKLGGSDLEVFPLNLGGNVFGWSADESASFAVLDAYTAAGGNFVDTADSYSAWVPGNQGGESETVIGNWLHARGNRDSVVVATKVSNHPQYRGLAPATIKAAAEASLARLRTDRIDLYYTHFDDPSVRVEDIITALDQLVREGKVRQIAASNISPERLAASLEFSEREGLARYVALQPHYNLVSRHTFEGRLQELAQRHGLSVLPYFSLASGFLTGKHGSGGAADSARRERVAEYVGTARGDRVLAELARVAAAHHVEPATVALAWLAAQPTVLGPIASARTPEQLPALLAFKDLHLTEAEVAGLTAASA; encoded by the coding sequence ATGACCGATTTCCGCAAGCTGGGCGGCTCCGACCTGGAGGTCTTCCCGCTCAACCTCGGCGGCAACGTGTTCGGCTGGTCCGCCGACGAGTCGGCCTCCTTCGCGGTGCTCGACGCCTACACCGCCGCCGGCGGCAACTTCGTCGACACCGCGGACAGTTACTCGGCGTGGGTGCCGGGCAACCAGGGCGGCGAGTCCGAGACCGTCATCGGCAACTGGCTGCACGCCCGCGGCAACCGGGACTCCGTGGTGGTCGCGACCAAGGTGAGCAACCACCCGCAGTACCGGGGTCTCGCGCCGGCCACCATCAAGGCCGCCGCCGAGGCCTCGCTGGCCCGGCTGCGCACCGACCGGATCGACCTGTACTACACCCACTTCGACGACCCGTCGGTCCGGGTGGAGGACATCATCACCGCGCTCGACCAGTTGGTGCGGGAGGGCAAGGTCCGGCAGATCGCGGCGTCCAACATCTCCCCGGAGCGCCTGGCGGCCTCGCTGGAGTTCTCCGAGCGCGAGGGGTTGGCCCGGTACGTCGCGCTGCAGCCGCACTACAACCTGGTGTCGCGGCACACCTTCGAGGGCCGCCTCCAGGAGCTGGCGCAGCGTCACGGGCTGAGCGTGCTGCCCTACTTCTCGCTGGCATCCGGCTTCCTGACGGGCAAGCACGGGTCCGGCGGCGCGGCGGACAGCGCCCGGCGCGAGCGGGTGGCCGAGTACGTCGGCACCGCGCGCGGCGACCGGGTGCTGGCCGAGTTGGCGAGGGTCGCGGCCGCGCACCACGTCGAGCCGGCGACCGTGGCGCTGGCCTGGCTGGCCGCACAGCCCACGGTGCTGGGCCCGATCGCCAGTGCCCGCACCCCGGAGCAGCTGCCGGCGCTGCTGGCCTTCAAGGACCTCCACCTGACGGAGGCGGAGGTCGCGGGGCTGACCGCGGCCTCGGCCTGA
- a CDS encoding IS701 family transposase, whose protein sequence is MQATGVGTRSIDTRSIGTRSIDGDLLADLAEQVFGHLHRADQRRWARIHLIGLLSVSGRKSLREMARAVSGATDSTHGLQQFINSSPWDWKPARDELAAIVEQRVPVRAWTAGILGIPKRGDRSVGVHRRFLPKLGRTVNCQVAAGIFLCSAEQSIPVDWTIFLDEGWDSTESRRRARIPSEVGPQPLCMNVLGLVDAMLARFPGAGVPLVADLRTATDISRLAFELGYRGVEFVAEVAPTQLVQLTAEPRSAGSGPQRPGGATTAADLWDPDGRRHGTTVSSLVRLPGAESSRTPERIHRLLVQRVPGGRSRYWVTSILDRPITEVLVLARHGDRVELALRDLELDYGVADFEGRSYPGWHHHMTMASTAYLYRNLLAPHALRAGRRFEVRGRSA, encoded by the coding sequence ATGCAGGCGACCGGTGTCGGTACTCGATCCATCGACACTCGATCCATCGGTACTCGATCCATCGACGGCGATCTGCTGGCCGACCTGGCCGAGCAGGTGTTCGGCCATCTCCACCGGGCCGACCAACGGCGATGGGCGCGGATCCATCTGATCGGGCTGCTCAGCGTCTCCGGCAGGAAGTCCCTGCGGGAGATGGCCCGGGCGGTCTCGGGCGCGACCGACAGTACGCACGGCCTCCAGCAGTTCATCAACTCCAGCCCGTGGGACTGGAAACCCGCCCGGGACGAGCTGGCCGCCATCGTCGAGCAGCGCGTTCCGGTCCGGGCCTGGACGGCGGGCATCCTGGGCATCCCGAAGCGGGGCGACCGCTCGGTCGGCGTCCACCGGCGGTTCCTGCCGAAACTGGGGCGGACCGTCAACTGCCAGGTGGCGGCCGGGATCTTCCTCTGTTCGGCGGAGCAGAGCATCCCGGTGGACTGGACGATCTTCCTCGACGAGGGCTGGGACAGCACGGAGAGCCGCCGGCGGGCGAGGATCCCCTCCGAGGTGGGTCCGCAGCCGCTCTGCATGAACGTCCTCGGACTGGTGGACGCCATGCTCGCACGCTTCCCCGGGGCTGGTGTCCCACTGGTGGCCGACCTGCGCACGGCCACCGACATCAGTCGGCTGGCCTTCGAACTCGGCTACAGGGGTGTCGAGTTCGTGGCCGAGGTGGCGCCGACCCAGCTGGTGCAGCTGACCGCGGAGCCGCGGTCGGCGGGGAGCGGTCCGCAGCGACCGGGCGGCGCCACCACCGCGGCCGACCTGTGGGACCCGGACGGTCGGCGGCACGGCACCACCGTGTCCTCGCTGGTCCGACTGCCCGGGGCCGAGTCCAGCCGCACGCCGGAGCGGATCCACCGACTGCTCGTCCAGCGCGTGCCCGGCGGCCGGAGCCGCTACTGGGTGACCAGCATCCTCGACCGGCCGATCACCGAGGTGCTGGTGCTGGCCCGGCACGGCGACCGGGTCGAGCTGGCCCTGCGCGATCTCGAACTCGACTACGGGGTGGCGGACTTCGAGGGCAGGTCGTATCCGGGCTGGCACCACCACATGACCATGGCCTCGACGGCCTACCTGTACCGGAACCTGCTCGCGCCGCACGCCCTGCGTGCGGGGCGGCGGTTCGAGGTCCGTGGACGATCCGCCTGA
- a CDS encoding NADPH-dependent F420 reductase — translation MSNILVIGKGNVGAALEDRFAAAGHQVTAVNSSVAPAEVARAAVAADVVVLAVPFVAVAALDAAIKAALSGKVVIDATNPLAPDFVSLTIGHTTSGGEEVAKALPGAKVAKAFNTVFADHLATGAVDGAKLFLPIAADDAEAKKTALALATELGFDAVDAGPLANARYLEPTIELLIQLAFVQGQGTGIGLTLVRG, via the coding sequence ATGTCGAATATCCTGGTGATCGGCAAGGGCAACGTGGGTGCCGCGCTGGAGGACCGCTTCGCGGCCGCGGGGCACCAGGTCACCGCGGTGAACAGCTCGGTCGCGCCGGCCGAGGTCGCCCGGGCCGCCGTCGCCGCGGACGTGGTGGTGCTGGCCGTGCCGTTCGTCGCGGTCGCCGCGCTCGACGCCGCGATCAAGGCGGCCCTGTCGGGCAAGGTCGTCATCGACGCCACGAACCCGCTGGCGCCCGACTTCGTGTCGCTGACCATCGGCCACACCACCTCCGGTGGCGAGGAGGTCGCGAAGGCGCTCCCGGGCGCCAAGGTCGCCAAGGCGTTCAACACCGTCTTCGCCGATCACCTCGCCACCGGCGCGGTGGACGGGGCCAAGCTGTTCCTCCCGATCGCGGCCGACGACGCGGAGGCCAAGAAGACCGCCCTCGCGCTCGCCACCGAGCTCGGCTTCGACGCGGTGGACGCCGGTCCGCTCGCCAACGCCCGCTACCTCGAACCCACGATCGAGCTGCTGATCCAGCTCGCCTTCGTGCAGGGCCAGGGCACCGGCATCGGGCTCACCCTCGTCCGCGGCTGA
- a CDS encoding LLM class flavin-dependent oxidoreductase: MQFGIYSVGDVTRDPTNGRTPSEHQRIKAMVAIAQKAEEVGLDVFATGEHHNPPHVPSSPTTMLGYIAARTERLILSTAVTLITTQDPVKIAEDFAMLQHLADGRVDLTLGRGNTAPVYPWFGKDIRHGIRLALENYELLHRLWREEELDWQGRFRTPLQGFTATPRPLDGVPPFVWHGSIRSPEIAAQAGYYGDGFFASNILWPKHHFQQLIGLYREQFAEHGHGTAEQAVVGLGGQVFMRRRSQDAVREFRPYFDNAPVYGHGPSLEQFMDETPLTVGSPDQVIEKTLKFREYFGDYQRQMFIMDHAGLPLKTVLEQLDLLGEEVLPVLRAEFAARRAPGVAAAPVHPAVAGRA, translated from the coding sequence ATGCAGTTCGGCATCTACAGTGTCGGCGATGTCACCCGTGATCCCACGAACGGACGGACGCCGAGCGAGCACCAGCGGATCAAGGCGATGGTCGCCATCGCGCAGAAGGCCGAGGAGGTGGGCCTGGACGTCTTCGCCACCGGCGAGCACCACAATCCGCCGCACGTACCGTCCTCACCGACCACCATGCTCGGCTACATCGCGGCCCGCACCGAGCGGTTGATCCTCTCCACCGCGGTCACCCTGATCACCACCCAGGACCCGGTGAAGATCGCCGAGGACTTCGCGATGCTGCAACACCTCGCGGACGGCCGGGTGGACCTGACCCTGGGGCGGGGCAACACCGCGCCGGTCTACCCGTGGTTCGGCAAGGACATCCGTCACGGCATCCGACTGGCGCTGGAGAACTACGAGTTGCTGCACCGGCTGTGGCGCGAGGAGGAGCTCGACTGGCAGGGCCGGTTCCGCACGCCGCTGCAGGGGTTCACCGCGACGCCCCGACCGCTGGACGGCGTGCCGCCCTTCGTCTGGCACGGCTCGATCCGCAGCCCGGAGATCGCGGCGCAGGCCGGCTACTACGGCGACGGGTTCTTCGCGAGCAACATCCTCTGGCCCAAGCACCACTTCCAGCAGCTGATCGGGCTCTACCGCGAGCAGTTCGCCGAGCACGGGCACGGGACTGCGGAGCAGGCCGTCGTCGGCCTCGGCGGCCAGGTCTTCATGCGCCGCAGGTCGCAGGACGCGGTGCGGGAGTTCCGGCCGTACTTCGACAACGCACCGGTGTACGGCCACGGGCCGTCGCTGGAGCAGTTCATGGACGAGACGCCGCTGACGGTCGGCAGTCCCGACCAGGTGATCGAGAAGACCCTGAAGTTCCGCGAGTACTTCGGCGACTACCAGCGGCAGATGTTCATCATGGATCACGCCGGACTGCCACTGAAGACGGTGCTGGAGCAGCTGGACCTGCTCGGCGAGGAGGTACTGCCGGTGCTGCGTGCGGAGTTCGCCGCACGGCGGGCCCCGGGCGTGGCCGCGGCGCCGGTCCACCCGGCGGTGGCCGGCCGGGCCTGA
- a CDS encoding calmodulin-binding protein — MRRTISKLAGVAAVPMLAMALAQPAQATAATARPADASAPAYFEFTDGTDTFVFQLTDPAKIQQARNMLSGVDTEDTGVMGTVVKTPAPYNQPWNYQLDPGSVHFFSMATEVCDASISYVNDHLDEVGGALLPRSTWCPWHSKLTREVTAP; from the coding sequence ATGCGACGGACCATCAGCAAGCTCGCCGGTGTCGCGGCGGTCCCGATGCTCGCCATGGCGCTGGCCCAGCCCGCCCAGGCGACGGCGGCGACGGCCCGGCCGGCGGACGCCTCGGCCCCGGCCTACTTCGAGTTCACCGACGGCACCGACACCTTCGTCTTCCAGCTCACCGACCCGGCGAAGATCCAGCAGGCCCGCAACATGCTCTCCGGCGTGGACACCGAGGACACCGGCGTGATGGGCACCGTGGTGAAGACCCCGGCGCCGTACAACCAGCCGTGGAACTACCAGCTCGACCCCGGGTCGGTGCACTTCTTCAGCATGGCGACCGAGGTGTGCGACGCGAGCATCTCCTACGTGAACGACCACCTCGACGAGGTCGGCGGCGCGCTGCTGCCCCGCTCGACCTGGTGCCCGTGGCACTCGAAGCTGACGCGCGAGGTGACGGCGCCGTAA